One genomic window of Niveibacterium sp. SC-1 includes the following:
- a CDS encoding VOC family protein translates to MNTQTPNASPVQEVFPYLRVCDAKAAIAFYTHVFGAQERMRLNEPDGRIGHCELILGSAVLMLSDAYPEYDIHAPDPADPNARTVFALHLHVDNADALAERAVAAGARLMRPPTDQFYGERSCVIRDPFGHEWMLGHQIEELSTEEMQRRYDALLARG, encoded by the coding sequence ATGAATACGCAAACCCCCAACGCCTCCCCGGTGCAGGAAGTCTTCCCTTACTTGCGCGTATGCGACGCCAAGGCCGCCATCGCCTTCTACACCCACGTCTTCGGCGCGCAGGAACGCATGCGCCTCAACGAACCGGACGGCCGCATCGGTCATTGCGAATTGATTCTCGGATCCGCCGTATTGATGCTCTCCGACGCCTATCCCGAATACGACATCCACGCCCCCGATCCCGCGGACCCCAACGCGCGCACGGTCTTCGCCCTGCACTTGCACGTCGATAACGCCGACGCCCTCGCCGAACGCGCTGTCGCCGCCGGCGCCCGCCTTATGCGCCCACCCACCGACCAGTTCTACGGCGAACGCAGTTGCGTCATCCGCGACCCCTTCGGTCACGAATGGATGCTGGGACACCAGATCGAAGAGCTGAGCACCGAGGAAATGCAGCGACGCTACGACGCGCTGCTGGCGCGGGGGTGA
- a CDS encoding GNAT family N-acetyltransferase, translated as MPISLRPAIGQDFEFAFEAKRQALGPHILARWNWDESFQLDLHRQRWGERPWSIIEASEVAIGTSIWEREDHIRFGEFYLLPSHQPKGIGSSLLGQVIARSDEVTLPIRLQYLKWNPVGALYRRHGFKLVSENEIHYFLEREPSSR; from the coding sequence ATGCCAATCTCTCTTCGTCCAGCCATAGGGCAAGATTTCGAGTTCGCGTTCGAGGCGAAGCGGCAAGCCTTGGGACCGCACATTCTGGCGCGCTGGAATTGGGACGAGTCTTTCCAGTTGGACCTGCACCGCCAGCGCTGGGGCGAGCGCCCGTGGTCGATCATCGAAGCAAGTGAAGTGGCTATCGGCACTTCCATTTGGGAGCGCGAGGACCACATCCGCTTTGGCGAGTTCTATCTTTTGCCATCGCATCAGCCAAAGGGCATCGGCTCCAGCCTGTTGGGGCAAGTGATAGCCCGGTCTGATGAAGTCACCCTCCCGATCCGCCTTCAGTATTTGAAGTGGAACCCCGTGGGCGCTCTGTACCGTCGTCACGGTTTCAAGCTTGTCTCGGAAAACGAGATTCACTATTTTCTGGAGCGCGAGCCAAGCTCGCGCTAG
- a CDS encoding aspartate/glutamate racemase family protein yields the protein MKTIGLIGGMSWESTVPYYRLINETIKEKLGGLHSAKVVLYSVDFQEIEELQRNGDWESAGRVLAQAARSLEAAGASFLVLCTNTMHKVAHDIEAAVAIKLFHIADPTATAIKKAGHSCVGLLGTRFTMEQDFYKNRLIERHGLQVDVPAAQDRERIHRIIYEELCLGVVNPASRAELRRVMQGLAAQGAHALILGCTEISLLVGEQDSPIPLFDTTAIHARAAALEALNP from the coding sequence GTGAAAACAATCGGGCTGATCGGTGGAATGAGCTGGGAATCCACGGTTCCTTACTACCGATTGATCAATGAAACGATCAAAGAAAAGTTGGGTGGCCTTCATTCCGCGAAGGTGGTTCTCTACAGCGTGGATTTTCAGGAGATCGAGGAACTCCAGCGCAACGGTGATTGGGAGTCCGCAGGCCGGGTTTTGGCTCAGGCAGCGCGTTCGCTGGAAGCCGCGGGCGCCTCATTTCTGGTCCTGTGCACGAACACGATGCACAAAGTGGCTCACGACATCGAGGCCGCCGTGGCCATCAAGTTATTCCACATCGCAGATCCCACGGCCACCGCTATCAAGAAGGCCGGGCACTCATGCGTAGGTCTTCTCGGGACGCGTTTCACAATGGAACAAGATTTCTACAAGAATCGCCTGATCGAACGCCATGGTTTGCAGGTCGACGTGCCTGCAGCTCAAGACAGAGAACGCATTCACCGCATCATTTATGAAGAGCTTTGTCTCGGAGTTGTGAATCCGGCATCGCGCGCCGAGCTCCGAAGGGTCATGCAAGGCCTGGCCGCCCAAGGTGCTCACGCGCTCATCCTTGGTTGCACGGAGATATCTCTGCTCGTGGGCGAGCAGGACTCACCGATTCCGCTGTTTGACACGACAGCCATTCACGCTCGCGCGGCTGCACTTGAGGCACTCAATCCGTGA
- a CDS encoding HIT domain-containing protein — protein sequence MNSCIFCEIVKGECESSRVHEDAFSIGFMALEPVNPGHVLLMPKAHYEDMFLAPQEEIARLLPVANAIATALKRIYQAPRVVLVAAGLVVPHAHWHIAPIYTPHDITSRAELEGMLKLAARSELDAIAADIRAAMVLPG from the coding sequence ATGAATTCGTGCATCTTCTGCGAGATCGTCAAGGGCGAATGCGAGTCCTCGCGCGTTCATGAAGACGCGTTTTCCATCGGGTTCATGGCGCTGGAACCGGTGAATCCGGGGCATGTGTTGCTCATGCCAAAGGCCCACTACGAAGACATGTTCCTGGCGCCGCAGGAGGAGATCGCCCGGCTGCTGCCGGTTGCGAACGCGATCGCGACGGCGCTGAAGCGGATTTACCAAGCGCCGCGCGTTGTCTTGGTTGCCGCCGGCCTGGTCGTGCCGCATGCGCACTGGCATATCGCGCCGATCTATACCCCTCACGACATCACCAGCCGCGCCGAGTTGGAGGGCATGCTCAAGCTTGCTGCCCGGTCGGAACTCGACGCCATCGCGGCGGATATCCGGGCCGCGATGGTCCTGCCCGGGTAG
- a CDS encoding class I SAM-dependent methyltransferase: MTQDRSFADFERAGWEDAATAADYDRNLSLVTRQSIDALLDAAAVSAGARVLDVATGAGYVVEAAASRGARPLGIDFSDTQVRLARERYPGLQFECANAEALPFAEASFDAVVNAFGLCHLPHPAAALGEAIRVLRPGGRVAFSVWDLPERAIGFGAVYAAIRAHGSLDVGLPAGPDFFFFSHEENAVEALRAAGFVSPSFRVVEQEWRLVDPDALFAMVATSTVRAAATLRGQDPAAVPAIRAAVRAAVMAYRDTEGFALPMPAVIAAAAKPD; the protein is encoded by the coding sequence ATGACGCAGGATCGCTCCTTCGCGGATTTCGAGCGGGCCGGTTGGGAAGACGCCGCGACCGCGGCGGACTACGACCGCAATCTCTCCCTGGTGACCCGTCAGTCCATCGATGCGCTGCTCGATGCCGCGGCTGTGAGCGCGGGCGCACGCGTGCTCGACGTCGCCACGGGCGCGGGCTATGTGGTGGAAGCGGCGGCCTCGCGTGGGGCTCGACCGCTGGGGATCGATTTCTCGGACACCCAGGTGCGGCTGGCGCGGGAGCGCTATCCGGGGCTGCAGTTCGAGTGCGCCAACGCGGAGGCGCTGCCCTTCGCGGAGGCTTCGTTCGACGCGGTGGTGAATGCCTTCGGGCTGTGCCATCTGCCGCATCCGGCGGCGGCGCTTGGCGAAGCCATCCGCGTCTTGCGACCGGGCGGGCGGGTGGCGTTCTCGGTGTGGGACCTGCCTGAGCGCGCCATCGGTTTCGGCGCGGTGTACGCGGCGATCCGGGCGCATGGCTCGCTGGACGTCGGCCTGCCTGCGGGCCCGGATTTCTTCTTCTTCAGTCACGAGGAAAACGCGGTCGAGGCGCTGCGGGCGGCGGGCTTCGTGTCGCCAAGCTTCCGCGTTGTCGAGCAGGAATGGCGACTGGTCGATCCGGACGCCCTGTTCGCCATGGTCGCGACGAGCACCGTGCGCGCGGCGGCAACCTTGAGAGGCCAGGACCCTGCAGCCGTACCGGCGATCCGCGCCGCCGTCCGGGCGGCAGTGATGGCCTACCGCGATACGGAGGGCTTCGCCCTGCCCATGCCCGCAGTCATTGCGGCGGCGGCCAAGCCAGATTGA
- a CDS encoding lytic transglycosylase F: protein MLPCLGGPPVLAAPAKPAAQNPPAREELTIVAGEAMKPWTGDLDGMIQRRAIRVLTTYSKTFYFVNKGVQRGLVYDAMRVFEDDLNKRLAKEGKLKNKHLKMRIVFIPVARDDLIPALLAGKGDIAVSNLTITEARAKQVDFSEPVYRDVSELVVSGPGAPEVSSVDDLSGKEVFVRKSSSYYESLVALNAQLAVKNKPPVVIKEAPETLEDEDLLEMVNGGLLPLVIVDKHIVEFWKQIFPKIKVNEAVAVRTGANIGWAMRKGSPQLKAVLDDFANRNKAGTKTGNTLLTRYLKNTKYVKDAASETERKKFLALIQFFKTYGDKYDVDWLLMAAQGYQESQLNQAARSHVGAIGVMQVMPATGKDMAVGDITQIEANIHAGVKYMRWMIDQYYGKEPMTKLDKALFAFASYNAGAGRISQLRREAAKRGLNPNVWFQNVEYVAAEKIGAETVTYVSNIYKYYIAYRLIIEAQAEKQQALEKVKGQ from the coding sequence ATGCTCCCTTGCCTCGGCGGCCCGCCCGTGCTGGCCGCTCCCGCCAAGCCAGCTGCGCAGAACCCGCCCGCCCGCGAGGAGCTGACCATCGTCGCGGGCGAGGCCATGAAACCCTGGACGGGCGACCTCGACGGCATGATCCAGCGCCGGGCGATCCGCGTGCTCACCACCTATAGCAAGACCTTCTACTTCGTGAACAAGGGCGTGCAGCGCGGCCTGGTCTACGACGCCATGCGCGTGTTCGAGGACGACCTGAACAAGCGCCTGGCCAAGGAGGGCAAGCTCAAGAACAAGCATCTGAAGATGCGGATCGTATTCATCCCGGTGGCGCGGGATGACCTGATTCCTGCGTTGCTGGCGGGCAAGGGCGACATCGCGGTGTCCAACCTGACGATCACGGAGGCCCGCGCGAAGCAGGTGGACTTCAGCGAGCCGGTGTATCGCGACGTCAGCGAGCTGGTGGTGTCCGGGCCAGGTGCGCCCGAGGTGTCCAGCGTGGACGACCTGTCGGGCAAGGAAGTCTTCGTCCGCAAGTCTTCCAGTTACTACGAAAGCCTGGTGGCGCTCAACGCGCAACTGGCCGTGAAGAACAAGCCCCCGGTGGTGATCAAGGAGGCGCCGGAGACGCTGGAAGACGAAGACCTGCTGGAAATGGTGAACGGGGGCCTCTTGCCGCTGGTCATCGTGGACAAGCACATCGTGGAGTTCTGGAAGCAGATCTTCCCGAAGATCAAGGTCAATGAGGCCGTTGCCGTGCGCACCGGCGCCAATATCGGCTGGGCGATGCGCAAGGGCAGCCCGCAGCTCAAGGCCGTGCTCGACGACTTTGCCAACCGCAACAAGGCGGGGACCAAGACGGGCAACACCTTGCTGACGCGCTATCTGAAGAACACCAAGTACGTGAAGGACGCGGCTTCCGAGACCGAGCGCAAGAAATTCCTCGCCCTGATTCAGTTCTTCAAGACCTACGGCGACAAGTACGACGTGGACTGGCTGCTGATGGCCGCCCAGGGCTACCAGGAATCGCAGCTCAACCAGGCCGCCCGCAGCCATGTGGGGGCCATCGGTGTCATGCAGGTCATGCCGGCGACCGGCAAGGACATGGCGGTGGGGGATATCACCCAGATCGAGGCCAACATCCATGCCGGCGTGAAGTACATGCGCTGGATGATCGACCAGTACTACGGCAAGGAACCGATGACCAAGCTGGACAAGGCGCTTTTCGCGTTCGCCTCGTACAACGCCGGCGCGGGACGGATCTCCCAGCTGCGCCGGGAGGCCGCCAAGCGCGGCCTGAATCCGAACGTGTGGTTCCAGAACGTGGAGTACGTAGCCGCCGAGAAGATCGGCGCGGAGACGGTGACCTACGTCAGCAACATCTACAAGTACTACATCGCCTATCGCCTGATCATCGAAGCCCAGGCGGAGAAGCAGCAGGCGCTGGAGAAGGTGAAGGGTCAGTAG
- a CDS encoding nitronate monooxygenase family protein, with protein MISNPFAPLVVRGKELLPIVQGGMGVGVSAHRLAGTVAACNGVGTIASVDLRRLHPDLEIARCRDRAEIEQNNLIALDREVRAAKEMSRGMGMVAVNVMRAVTQYADYVRQACRSGADAIVMGAGLPLDLPDLTSEHPDVALIPILSDARGVSVVIKRWMKKNRLPDAIVLEHPGWAGGHLGAANVEDTRDDRFDFRKVIPECLEALQKLGISREKLPLIAAGGLASPEKVREVMDLGASGVQIGTAFAVTREGDASDTFKQVLCRAEDEDIAEFTSVAGLPARAVRTPWLANYLKREDVLQKAAEREGSDRRCTLNWDCLLQCGLRDKLSKFGQFCIDNQLAYALKGDVAKGLFFRGRGKLPFGGESRSVRETIDYLLNSRLPQPA; from the coding sequence ATGATCTCGAACCCGTTTGCGCCGCTCGTCGTGCGTGGCAAGGAGCTGCTGCCCATCGTGCAGGGTGGTATGGGCGTGGGCGTGTCTGCCCATCGCCTGGCCGGAACCGTCGCCGCCTGCAATGGCGTGGGCACAATCGCCAGCGTGGACCTGCGCCGCCTGCATCCGGATCTGGAGATCGCGCGTTGCCGTGATCGCGCCGAGATCGAACAGAACAACCTCATCGCGCTCGACCGTGAAGTGCGCGCCGCCAAGGAAATGTCGCGCGGCATGGGCATGGTGGCGGTCAACGTGATGCGCGCCGTCACCCAGTACGCCGACTACGTGCGCCAGGCCTGCCGCAGCGGTGCCGACGCCATCGTGATGGGCGCCGGCCTGCCGCTGGACCTGCCCGACCTCACCAGCGAACACCCCGACGTGGCGCTGATTCCCATCCTCTCCGACGCGCGCGGCGTGTCGGTCGTGATCAAGCGCTGGATGAAGAAGAACCGTCTGCCCGACGCCATCGTGCTCGAGCATCCGGGCTGGGCCGGCGGCCACCTGGGCGCGGCCAATGTCGAGGACACCCGCGACGACCGCTTCGACTTCCGCAAGGTCATTCCCGAATGCCTGGAAGCCCTGCAGAAGCTGGGCATCTCGCGCGAGAAGCTGCCGCTGATCGCCGCCGGTGGCCTCGCCTCGCCCGAGAAGGTGCGCGAAGTGATGGACCTGGGCGCATCCGGCGTGCAGATCGGCACCGCCTTTGCCGTCACCCGGGAAGGTGACGCCAGCGACACGTTCAAGCAGGTGCTGTGCAGGGCCGAGGACGAAGACATCGCCGAATTCACCAGCGTCGCCGGCCTTCCGGCGCGCGCCGTGCGTACGCCCTGGCTCGCCAACTACCTCAAGCGCGAGGACGTGCTGCAGAAGGCCGCCGAACGCGAAGGCAGCGACCGCCGCTGCACGCTCAACTGGGACTGCCTGCTGCAATGCGGCCTGCGCGACAAGCTCTCCAAGTTCGGCCAGTTCTGCATCGACAACCAGCTCGCCTACGCCCTGAAGGGTGACGTCGCCAAGGGGCTGTTCTTCCGCGGCCGCGGCAAGCTGCCTTTCGGCGGCGAGTCGCGCAGCGTGCGCGAGACCATCGACTACCTGCTCAACAGCCGCCTGCCGCAACCGGCCTGA
- a CDS encoding LysR family transcriptional regulator, producing MYHLDELRLFVRTAETLNLSAAGRELGLSAALASATLKRLEATLGVQLFVRSTRAMQLTNEGRLFLEPAGQALALLEQAGNQLSGAREEITGPLRISAPAHIGRRVLRPWLDDFMATHPAVEISLLLSDRLSDLTREPVDAALRYGSLEDTEMVARRLAQSWRVLVASPDYLARHGVPRSPADLAQHLCLQHLIYSRSAPRWRLVQGKQSVEAEFRASRASDDGSVLADWAMAGHGIALKPVLDVVEELANGQLVRVLPRWKSEASPLQLVYPHRKLALPRLRALIGFLETRFAARARQADVR from the coding sequence ATGTACCACCTCGACGAGTTGCGCCTCTTCGTCCGCACTGCAGAAACCCTGAACCTCTCGGCCGCCGGCCGCGAATTGGGCCTCTCCGCGGCGCTGGCCAGCGCCACGCTCAAGCGCCTGGAAGCCACCCTGGGGGTGCAGCTCTTCGTGCGTTCCACCCGCGCGATGCAGCTCACCAACGAGGGGCGGCTCTTCCTCGAACCGGCCGGCCAGGCGCTCGCCCTGCTGGAGCAGGCCGGCAACCAGCTCTCAGGGGCGCGCGAGGAAATCACCGGGCCGCTGCGCATCAGTGCGCCGGCCCACATCGGCCGCCGCGTCCTGCGCCCCTGGCTGGACGACTTCATGGCGACACATCCGGCCGTGGAGATCAGCCTGCTGCTCTCCGACCGCCTTTCCGACCTCACCCGCGAGCCGGTGGACGCGGCCCTGCGCTACGGCAGCCTGGAAGACACGGAAATGGTGGCGCGCCGGCTCGCCCAGAGCTGGCGCGTCCTGGTCGCCTCGCCCGACTACCTTGCGCGCCACGGCGTGCCGCGCAGCCCGGCCGACCTGGCCCAGCACCTGTGCCTGCAGCACCTCATCTACTCGCGCAGTGCGCCGCGCTGGCGCCTGGTGCAGGGCAAGCAGAGCGTGGAGGCGGAATTCCGCGCGAGCCGAGCCTCCGACGATGGCAGCGTGCTCGCCGACTGGGCGATGGCCGGCCACGGCATCGCGCTCAAGCCGGTGCTCGACGTAGTGGAGGAACTCGCCAACGGCCAGCTGGTGCGCGTGCTGCCCCGTTGGAAGAGCGAGGCCTCGCCGCTGCAGCTGGTGTATCCGCACCGCAAGCTCGCGCTGCCGCGCCTGCGGGCGTTGATCGGCTTTCTCGAAACGCGCTTCGCCGCGCGGGCGCGGCAGGCCGACGTCCGCTGA
- a CDS encoding SDR family oxidoreductase, translating into MSNPDKHALAGQKLVVIGGSSGIGFAVAQGATARGAELVIASSQLARAEAAATRLAGAKSFAVDVQDEASLHRLFDIIGPFDHLVITAGPSVPSARLADTEVSAVAAAFDNKVFGALRAIKAALPHLRRDGSITLTSGLLSRRAGAGSLIKTAMNAAIEASAKQLAKELAPVRVNVVSPGLTDTEAYAGMDESARRAMFDKVGAGLPVGRVGKPEDVAAGYLLAISNGFVTGSVIDIEGGGLL; encoded by the coding sequence ATGAGCAATCCAGACAAACACGCCCTCGCCGGGCAGAAACTCGTGGTGATCGGCGGGAGTTCGGGCATCGGCTTCGCCGTCGCCCAGGGCGCCACCGCCCGCGGCGCTGAACTGGTGATCGCCAGTTCGCAACTCGCGCGCGCCGAGGCAGCTGCCACCAGGCTCGCCGGCGCCAAGTCCTTTGCTGTCGATGTGCAGGACGAAGCCTCGCTGCATCGCCTCTTCGACATCATTGGCCCCTTCGACCACCTCGTGATCACCGCCGGACCCAGCGTGCCTTCGGCGCGCCTGGCCGACACTGAGGTGAGCGCCGTGGCGGCGGCCTTCGACAACAAGGTCTTCGGTGCGCTGCGCGCGATCAAGGCGGCGCTGCCGCACCTGCGCCGCGACGGCAGTATCACCCTCACCTCGGGCCTGCTTTCGCGCCGCGCCGGCGCGGGCAGCCTGATCAAGACCGCGATGAACGCCGCGATCGAGGCGAGCGCCAAGCAGCTCGCCAAGGAACTCGCGCCGGTGCGGGTGAACGTGGTGAGTCCCGGACTCACCGACACCGAGGCCTATGCGGGTATGGACGAGTCCGCGCGCCGCGCGATGTTCGACAAGGTCGGCGCCGGCCTCCCGGTGGGCCGCGTCGGCAAGCCGGAAGACGTGGCGGCGGGCTACCTGCTGGCGATCTCCAATGGCTTCGTCACCGGCTCGGTGATCGACATCGAAGGCGGAGGTCTGCTGTGA
- a CDS encoding MFS transporter codes for MSSVTPTHISPARSGATPFALYALAAAAFVIGTSEFVIMGLLLDVARDLSVSVPSAGLLVTGYALGVVVGAPFLTAAGGYLPRKVLLLVLAAMFVIGNLLCANAPNYGLLMAARVITALAHGTFFGVGAVVAARLVGPERQASAVALMFSGLTLANVLGVPFGTWLGQHHGWRSTFWVVAAIGVFAWLMLAIFLPRGLDEGRHSLGAEVRALRSPQVWLALGSTALGSAGLFGWLTYIAPLLTERAGLPMQYLSPALVLFGVALVIGNIWGGRLADRGLRRALYVSLGLLAASLFAFQPLGVQPVLAVIATFAIGVAGFVIVAPLQTRAMEVAREAPTLASALNIAAFNLGNATGAAVGGWVVAQAGGLAWVPVAAGLMASCGLLTVWLGYRSARARLAACAG; via the coding sequence GTGAGCAGCGTGACCCCCACCCATATCTCCCCCGCCCGTTCCGGCGCGACGCCCTTCGCGCTCTACGCCCTCGCCGCCGCGGCCTTCGTCATCGGCACCAGCGAGTTCGTGATCATGGGCCTCTTGCTGGATGTGGCGCGCGACCTGTCGGTCAGCGTGCCCAGCGCTGGCCTGCTGGTCACCGGCTACGCCCTGGGCGTGGTCGTCGGCGCGCCCTTCCTCACCGCCGCGGGCGGCTACCTGCCGCGCAAGGTGCTGCTGCTGGTGCTGGCCGCGATGTTCGTGATCGGCAACCTGCTCTGCGCCAACGCGCCCAATTACGGCCTGCTGATGGCCGCACGGGTGATCACGGCGCTCGCGCACGGCACCTTCTTCGGCGTCGGCGCGGTCGTCGCGGCGCGTCTGGTCGGGCCCGAGCGGCAGGCGAGTGCGGTGGCCCTGATGTTCTCCGGGCTCACGCTCGCCAATGTGCTGGGCGTGCCCTTCGGCACCTGGCTGGGCCAGCATCACGGCTGGCGCTCCACCTTCTGGGTGGTGGCAGCGATCGGCGTCTTTGCCTGGTTGATGCTGGCGATCTTCCTGCCGCGCGGCCTGGACGAAGGGCGCCATTCTCTCGGCGCCGAGGTGCGCGCCCTGCGCAGCCCGCAGGTGTGGCTGGCGCTGGGTTCCACCGCCCTGGGTTCGGCCGGGCTTTTCGGCTGGCTCACCTACATCGCGCCCTTGCTCACCGAGCGAGCCGGCCTGCCGATGCAGTACCTCTCGCCCGCGCTGGTGCTCTTCGGCGTGGCGCTGGTGATCGGCAACATCTGGGGCGGCCGGCTCGCCGATCGCGGCCTGCGGCGCGCGCTGTACGTCTCGCTGGGTCTCCTGGCGGCGAGCCTCTTCGCCTTCCAGCCCCTGGGCGTGCAACCGGTGCTGGCGGTGATCGCGACCTTCGCGATCGGCGTTGCCGGCTTCGTGATCGTGGCGCCCTTGCAGACCCGCGCGATGGAAGTCGCCCGCGAAGCGCCCACGCTTGCCTCGGCGCTGAACATCGCGGCCTTCAATCTGGGCAATGCGACGGGTGCGGCGGTAGGCGGCTGGGTCGTGGCGCAGGCGGGCGGGTTGGCGTGGGTGCCGGTGGCGGCCGGCCTGATGGCGAGCTGCGGCCTGCTCACCGTGTGGCTGGGCTATCGCAGTGCCCGCGCGCGGCTGGCGGCCTGCGCGGGCTAG
- a CDS encoding nuclear transport factor 2 family protein, with product MQTANTLIDLENRFWQSMVDADTETALSMLNEPSMMVSAHGAMQFDHAQFREMAEHDSMVIKSFELSEMQVVFPTEDTAVLTYRARQTLSPRGESELIEQEMTDASVWTRKDGHWLCVMHSETPVDHQGMKH from the coding sequence ATGCAAACCGCGAATACGCTCATCGATCTGGAAAACCGCTTCTGGCAGTCCATGGTCGATGCAGACACGGAGACCGCGCTCTCCATGCTGAACGAGCCGTCCATGATGGTCAGCGCCCACGGCGCGATGCAGTTCGACCATGCCCAGTTCCGCGAGATGGCCGAGCACGACAGCATGGTGATCAAGTCCTTCGAGCTGAGCGAAATGCAGGTCGTCTTTCCCACCGAGGACACGGCCGTACTGACCTACAGGGCCAGACAGACGCTTTCTCCGCGCGGCGAGAGCGAGCTGATCGAGCAGGAGATGACCGATGCTTCGGTGTGGACCCGCAAGGACGGGCACTGGCTCTGCGTGATGCACAGCGAGACCCCCGTGGACCACCAGGGCATGAAGCACTAG
- a CDS encoding ceramidase domain-containing protein, with translation MLSDAIDAYCERTDASFWSEPLNALTNLAFFLAAWFVRRQLMRQRAGDGPHRDGDLVALTVLIALVGAGSLAFHTFGTRWGMLLDTGFITLFLLTYVQRFAARRLGWQRLASWAAVIGFVALDLLLKRLLADAPLNGSQFYAAAFVVLLGMAAWARWRRQPGEGFWLIAALVFLLSVTLRSLDERLCSVWPLGTHFCWHLLNAVVLWASMRALMATPASRTSPGAR, from the coding sequence GTGCTCAGCGACGCCATCGACGCCTATTGCGAACGCACTGACGCCTCGTTCTGGTCCGAGCCGCTCAATGCCCTGACCAATCTCGCCTTCTTCCTCGCCGCCTGGTTCGTCCGGCGGCAACTGATGCGCCAACGGGCCGGCGACGGCCCGCACCGCGACGGCGATCTCGTGGCGCTCACCGTGCTGATCGCCCTGGTGGGCGCGGGCAGCCTCGCCTTCCATACCTTCGGCACCCGCTGGGGCATGCTGCTCGACACCGGCTTCATCACGCTCTTCCTGCTCACCTACGTGCAGCGCTTCGCGGCGCGGCGCCTAGGCTGGCAGCGGCTGGCCTCGTGGGCCGCAGTGATCGGCTTCGTGGCGCTGGATCTCCTGCTCAAGCGCCTGCTGGCGGACGCACCACTCAACGGCTCGCAGTTCTACGCGGCCGCCTTCGTGGTGTTGCTGGGCATGGCGGCGTGGGCCCGCTGGCGTCGCCAGCCGGGCGAGGGCTTCTGGCTGATCGCCGCCCTGGTCTTCCTGCTCTCGGTGACGCTGCGCAGCCTCGACGAACGCCTGTGCTCCGTCTGGCCCCTGGGCACCCACTTCTGCTGGCATCTGCTCAATGCAGTGGTGCTCTGGGCGAGCATGCGGGCGCTCATGGCCACGCCCGCCAGCCGGACGTCACCCGGCGCGCGCTGA
- a CDS encoding PilZ domain-containing protein: MDTEYSERRQRQRFLAQRDGKPCFFVLVGEVRIPLIDLSLEGFAIPADAGVVPQQEFDFVLRLSDIPDKIRGRARAMNKVPGEGEGQIGCRFESFEREGAADLKEWLTAHVMTMASVRISEKEAAAIVTGRSLI; this comes from the coding sequence ATGGATACCGAATACTCCGAACGCCGCCAACGCCAGCGCTTCCTCGCCCAGCGCGACGGCAAGCCCTGTTTCTTCGTCCTCGTCGGCGAGGTGCGCATCCCGCTGATCGACCTTTCGCTGGAAGGCTTCGCCATCCCCGCGGACGCGGGCGTGGTGCCGCAGCAGGAGTTCGACTTCGTGCTGCGCCTCTCGGACATCCCCGACAAGATCCGCGGTCGCGCCCGCGCCATGAACAAGGTGCCGGGCGAGGGTGAAGGCCAGATCGGCTGCCGCTTCGAGAGCTTCGAGCGCGAAGGCGCGGCAGACCTCAAGGAATGGCTCACCGCCCATGTGATGACCATGGCTTCCGTGCGCATCTCCGAGAAGGAAGCCGCGGCGATCGTCACGGGACGTTCGCTGATCTGA